Part of the Musa acuminata AAA Group cultivar baxijiao chromosome BXJ2-7, Cavendish_Baxijiao_AAA, whole genome shotgun sequence genome is shown below.
TGACAAGCAATATGATCATTCCATTTTTGCACACCTATGAATCAAAATTGTAAAATCAATGTTAATAATGTTGGTATAATTACTCTATATGCTGCTGTGTATGAAACCACAGATGCAATTGCTTCATTACAAATTCATAtagaaaacacaaaaaaaaaatcagttttgCTTTCAGTTTGTTTGTCTCCTAATGAAACAGTAGAGCTTGTTGTTCTTCTTCACCATCTCGGTATATGATCAATTGACCAACTTTCGATGCCTTTGCTTAGGCCCATCCATCACTGACAGAatctgaatgcaagaagctgtgcAAGCTCATAGACTGCCAGAAGATCTCTCAAGAAGCTGCCAACCACGCTGCTCAAAACGATCGGCTCCCCGTCCAAATGGTCGTTGGCGTCCTCTACTTTGAGCAGCTCCGCCTCAAGTCTGCCCTCTCAGGAAACTCGGGCGATGGTTCCTTCTCCCAGAGGATCATCAGCAGCAGTGGTGTACAGAGTGCTGCAGTCTCCCCCAGGGACAATTATGCCTCCCTCAGGAGGGAGAACCGAGAACTAAAGCTAGAAATCGCCAGGATGCGTGTGAGGCTTAGTGAGTTGGAGAAGGAACAAGCATTCATGAAGCAAGGGATGAGGGACAACAGGTCGCAAGAACACAGTAAAGCATTCCTTTCATCCATTTCGAGAGGGATAGGCAGGATAGCCATGTTCAGCCCATCTCAAAGGAAGCATCAGAAAAGCACAAAGAAAGCACAAGTATCGGATGCCAAGTCGCGAAGACGACAACGGCAATCTGCCTCATGAGAATGCTGGGGAAGCTAAAGTACAGTGCCTAAGGTGATACTGGCGAGACACAGTATATGGAGCAGAGAGATAAATCTTTCATTAAACTAGGTGCAAGGACAAAGAAATGCTGTAATTATTTGCTCTTATGATCCTATGCCATTCCTTTTTTATGTCTTCCTAATATATGGAGGATAAAATTATACTGTGAGAGTAGGTAATTGACCTTGCCAGCTCAGAGGAGCATTTTGGAGTGGAATGCTTTTGCTTGCTTGAACTCTCTGGCATTGTAGTTGTAAACAAGTGAACAGATGCAGCTGCAGGTCAAAAAAAGGATGGTTTGGGAATTGGAAGCATGGGATTGTGGTATTTGTAAGGGTTTGAGTTTTACTTCTTTTGATGAGTGTGCCTTGAACTTGTCTCACCCCTTGTTGGGTGTGATCTTGCACTTGATAGACCTCAGAACAAGAATTCTGGGTAGGATCCCATTTGACCAAATTAATATGTAATTGATTGATTGTTGCAAATGATAAGAGTGAATTATCTCGGTTTAATTCCACATTGGACATGGGAGGATAATTGAATAGCCTTAGAAGTAGGTGTATTATTCTTAAATTGGTTTAAACATCTTATATCACTGGTTTCTGAATGTGACAGACAATATCAATGAGTGTGATATTATTTTGGATGAATGatttaggtttgaatcaaattaATAAATTGATTCATGTTAAGAGTATGTGAATGAAGTTGATTAGTCCTAAAGATAGAGATAGGATTTTCTCTTGTTGGTAgtgtttcattttttttctgaGACAGTcaattttttctcaaaatttattttcttaaatattATATCTGAAATATATAAGTTCCTTTAATCTAATTTATCATATGTACACAATAAATATGTTGTTTAATCGTAATTATTTTGTATTGATTACACGAATCTTTTTCTATCATTTTGTTGGCAATTCAATATCACTATTTAAATAAATTGAGggtattgaattttttttataaaatttaataaatactTTTTTTAATCGTCTTTTCTATTTCCTTACAttactattatttcttttatatttttggcACGACTTCGGTTACGATTGACACACGAACAACCGAAACCGTTGCCTCCTATCCCCTTGGATTCTCGCCACATCAATCAGTCGTAACTCAAGTCGAGGACCGTACGCTTACTAATACGCGAGACACGAGAGTTACTTCGTGTCGCGCAAGGCAACTCCTCTTGCGTGCGGGGCACGTGACAAGCGTCGTTAAAAAACCCCGTTTCTCGTCGCAGTCGTCCTTCCGATCAAGAAAGGGAAAGCCATCTCAATACTCCACCGCTCTCATGGCGGCGTCCGCCATGGTTATCGACCCAAGGAAGCCCTCCGTCTCCGACCTCCCGCGCGTCGACGCGCTCCTCTCTCCCGTCCAGGTCGCTGACGAAGAGGACGACCTTTACGGCCGCCTCAAGTCCCTCCAGCGCCAGATCGAGTTCATCGACATTCAGGAGGAGTACGTCAAGGACGAACTCAAGAACCTCAAGCGTGAGCTCCTCCGCGCCCAGGAGGAGGTCAAGCGGATCCAGTCCGTCCCCCTCGTCATCGGCCAGTTCATGGAGATGGTCGATCAGAACAACGGCATCGTCGGATCCACCACCGGGTCGAACTACTACGTGCGGATCCTGAGCACCATCAATCGGGAGCTTCTCAAGCCCTCGGCCTCCGTCGCACTTCACCGCCACTCAAACGCGCTCGTCGATGTGCTGCCCCCCGAGGCCGATTCGAGCATCTCGCTTCTTAGCCAGTCCGAGAAGCCTGACGTAACCTACAATGTAAGTTGTCAAACCCTTTTTTCCCCTTCAATTATTTGATATTTGTGCACATCTTTGATTTGAGATTATGAATTAGGGTTTGGGAGTGGTATATTGCACCTCTTTCGGTATAAATTAGACTAGAAGTTGTTACTTTCTCAGTCCCTTAGCAATTTGTGGCCTTAAAGATCTTTAGCACTTTCGAGTTTCTTCATTTATGGGGTTTCTtgacattgatatttcattaagtAGTCGGAGTTTCTCTTGTATTTGGTTTTCCAGCAGAACTTGAATTTGGTGAATGTTGAATTCACAAGAATGCAAGAATCTATTGTtatttctccgagataaggtgcttgtgctcagaagctcccttcgtctttggcaccatgcaagatgagtccgctccattagaatgaaggacccatggaacaacatggtcTCGCTCTTGCctatgcaagagttcatgtccttgctctttgtccaaggaaagctctatgcctccgctccatgtttcatcttttaTGTTGACTCCCTTCATGTGACTTGGGtatttcaccaagttacacccaagttgctccgttcctcattttgtattgagttgatggtggccctcatgcctaccattctacgggtcagccctccattgagtacGATCTtcatattgactccaagtgtgtcttcaaTTGTGTTGCCTTAGGtcgctccctcacttgatcttgcaatgcatccaccaatgcattctctcaagtgagatcatgcgatgactcctcgttgCTCGCTCGGTTTATTGAGCATCGTGGAAttattgtttttgaggtactcctcaacacgtgctgtctgttgcacatgattctccctttggagaatcggaacttatccctcctggatatctgtcccgttggagcaacatctctcttcgcttccttctttttgaaagtttcggagaccactatccccttagactactccgacttgctgaacaaactattcattgttctgcctcctgcaaacgcacttgttagattgcaactccacgtcaatacaaccctcgttgcatcactcaaggcctagcaacttgttgaactcgctgcacacttcaacctcataCGGACTTATCCTtcttatgccgaagagaaagttccaatgttccatggcgccgagtttcggtcgccttgggatggccacgaacattccatcatttgtatacaagcccttgcatgagtactgaattcttcgagttagcaattcccctcacctctatgagctttgcacaactctttcggtcgctgagcaactcattccaccttgtatgatctcatcatttaccaagcgcctcgcttgccttgagaacCATCAAATATgcttgtcaacgtcgagccgtagcttgaattcagccatcccaacctttgtgcgctacgcattattccaagcttgtttgttcttgtcgtgtCTCTTGCGCGAAGAGTTGactattcctctgaatgtcaatctcaaatgcttgctccttcgagcgactccttttctctACATCTCTATACTTGTTTTTCTCCCAAACGGTCACCTGTGCTGATTGCccttaacgcagccccgctagatcccccatgtttgcatgccaagtgtttctatgagtgcttgtcccgctctgataccatctgtcacagacttagttggttttgcctatctCGTGCGgctcccttgcgcgtccgtctgcaaatgtcaacctccccgaagtctcccatggtcccttaggacctacaaaagagaaaaggggttagagaaagcgcttcACTTGAGATCCACAAGCagacatttcagaaaacacttcatagccaatgcaaattacaaagtttacaagctctgaaatggttgcacaacaaagggtcaaaatagtccactacagatcgaatatctctcacaagtgtccacatgacacaacttttatttacaaacctaaaacgaccatcaaacccaactaaaatggagctgttaagccttcgatcgttcctctacatgctatgcaaagcatgaataaaccaaaagacacggacatacataaatattacatcaaacatcctgtttagaattttgtccatgacattaCGATGGTAGAATGATGTAATATATTGTCTTTTATTCTTCTCTTGCTAAACTTCATGAGACATTCTACTTTGacgaacttgagttttctttttctgATTTCATTCTTAATCACTTTTTAAATTTTTGCAAAAAAGAGAAGTATCTATAGTAAATTCTATGTTTCATAATCAAGGACATCTAATTTGCTACTAAAAGAAGGAACTACTGTGTTATGCTTATGTCATCTTTACTTTTATTAGTGCAGGTTGAGTATAAAGCAAAGTTTGATTTGCTGCcttatcttttcttttgtttgcCCAGGATATTGGGGGTTGTGATATTCAAAAGCAGGAGATTCGTGAAGCTGTTGAGTTACCTTTGACTCATCATGATCTGTACAAACAAATTGGTATAGATCCACCAAGAGGTGTACTTCTCTATGGTCCACCTGGTACGGGTAAAACCATGCTTGCCAAGGCTGTGGCTCATCATACAACTGCTGCCTTTATAAGAGTTGTTGGGTCTGAATTTGTTCAGAAGTATTTGGGTGAGGTACTGTGTAGTTAGAATATTCTAATTGGGTGTCATTCCTTGCTCCATTACATGTTGTTTTACATGTTATTATAATTTTCATATGATACCATGTAGAAAATGATTTTACTTTTTTTAGTCTTATGTTTCTTTTCCGTTGATGCTTATAAAATTAGTGCATATTTCATGTAAttccttcatttgattctttgcaaTTTCATTGTTAAAAGGCAGAAGTTGTTTCTGTCACTGAGTTTcccagagaaaattctataattaACTTATGATGTAAGTGATCCATGGTCATTGGTTTGTACTTCAGATGTCTACTTGATTGTTCAAAGAAGACTGATCATGCTTGATATGATGAAGATCATGATCTTTTATGAATCATGTTTCTATGATTCCTTTTTAAATTTTAGCTTATTTTGTGGGTCAGGGTCCGAGGATGGTGCGGGATGTGTTTCGTCTTGCTAAAGAAAATGCCCCTGCGATCATATTTATTGATGAGGTTGATGCTATTGCTACTGCACGTTTTGATGCACAAACTGGAGCAGACAGGGAAGTTCAGCGTATCCTCATGGAACTGTTGAATCAGGTAAAAAAACAAGTAAACCAAGAAATTTAAATGAATATTTGATAGATGACAAGTTTCTCCTTTTATCTTCCTGTACTTGGAGACTGATTTAGTTTGCAGCTGTTGAAAGAAAAACACAACTCTTAATTTGGAGAAATGTCAGCTATTTCATTAAATTCAATTGCTATTCAAGTTAACCACTAATACTGTAGAAATCTAAATTGTCTCTGTGAAGGAATTAAGCCTGAGGCATGTTTCAAGGGAACTTGTGTGTTTCAGGATTCTCCAGTGCATTTCTAAATAACTATATATTATTAACTGAAGCATCAGTATACTTCACTACAGTATGGTATACTGCACACCAAAACAGTTGGACTGATATAATACTGTTGGTATGCTCAGCATGTTGCTACTTT
Proteins encoded:
- the LOC103992504 gene encoding 26S proteasome regulatory subunit 6B homolog, with the translated sequence MAASAMVIDPRKPSVSDLPRVDALLSPVQVADEEDDLYGRLKSLQRQIEFIDIQEEYVKDELKNLKRELLRAQEEVKRIQSVPLVIGQFMEMVDQNNGIVGSTTGSNYYVRILSTINRELLKPSASVALHRHSNALVDVLPPEADSSISLLSQSEKPDVTYNDIGGCDIQKQEIREAVELPLTHHDLYKQIGIDPPRGVLLYGPPGTGKTMLAKAVAHHTTAAFIRVVGSEFVQKYLGEGPRMVRDVFRLAKENAPAIIFIDEVDAIATARFDAQTGADREVQRILMELLNQMDGFDQTVNVKVIMATNRADTLDPALLRPGRLDRKIEFPLPDRRQKRLVFQVCTAKMNLSDEVDLEDYVSRPDKISAAEIAAICQEAGMHAVRKNRYVILPKDFEKGYRANVKKPDTDFDFYK